In the genome of Pseudarthrobacter sp. IC2-21, one region contains:
- a CDS encoding LacI family DNA-binding transcriptional regulator — MATNARPEKTTLAAVALQAGVSAPTVSKVVNGREDVAPQTRARVLAALEQAGYQSPLQRRSAAKASTVVEVVIDVLDSAYTVEVLNGILQLAAADDVETLVSVTGPPASRGHSPERRAQRIMDEGRAGMIVVTSAFSEVQLNAFRRRHIPVVVIDPLNPPPSDVVSVGATNWAGGKAATEHLLGLGHRRIAYIGGIEKAECNQARLHGYMAALTAQGLQVDPQYIISGGRFRRESGVAGLKALLRLDQCPTAIFAASDSIALGVLAEAGRHGVRIPDDLSLIGFDGTIQGEQSIPAITSVAQPLEEMGRAALRSLLRQARGEVLDAYRVELATHVVVRDSTAAPSVAQ, encoded by the coding sequence TTGGCTACAAACGCCCGGCCCGAAAAGACCACCCTTGCTGCCGTCGCCCTCCAGGCAGGCGTTTCTGCGCCGACAGTCTCCAAGGTGGTCAACGGGCGGGAAGATGTGGCGCCGCAAACCCGGGCGCGCGTTCTGGCCGCCCTGGAACAGGCGGGGTATCAGTCGCCTTTGCAGCGACGCTCCGCGGCCAAGGCCAGCACGGTGGTGGAAGTGGTCATCGACGTGCTCGACTCCGCCTACACCGTCGAGGTCCTCAACGGGATACTGCAGCTGGCTGCCGCTGACGATGTCGAAACTTTGGTGAGCGTCACCGGACCGCCTGCCTCCAGGGGGCACAGCCCGGAGCGTCGGGCCCAGCGGATCATGGACGAGGGCAGGGCAGGAATGATTGTGGTGACCTCGGCTTTCAGCGAGGTGCAGCTGAATGCGTTCCGCCGCCGCCACATTCCCGTCGTCGTGATCGACCCGCTCAATCCGCCGCCGTCCGACGTGGTCAGCGTGGGAGCAACGAACTGGGCTGGCGGCAAAGCCGCCACAGAACACCTGCTGGGCTTGGGTCACCGGCGCATTGCCTACATCGGCGGCATAGAGAAGGCCGAATGCAACCAGGCACGGCTCCACGGCTACATGGCCGCTTTGACGGCACAAGGCCTGCAAGTGGATCCCCAATACATCATTTCCGGCGGCAGGTTCCGCCGGGAAAGCGGAGTCGCGGGCCTTAAGGCGCTGCTGAGGCTTGATCAGTGCCCCACTGCCATCTTTGCCGCAAGCGACAGCATCGCTCTGGGGGTGCTCGCTGAAGCAGGCCGTCACGGAGTGAGGATCCCCGATGACCTCAGCCTTATTGGGTTCGACGGAACTATCCAGGGGGAGCAGTCCATCCCGGCGATAACGTCCGTGGCCCAGCCGCTGGAAGAGATGGGGCGCGCAGCGTTGCGGTCGCTGCTCCGCCAGGCGCGCGGGGAGGTCCTTGACGCCTACCGCGTCGAGCTGGCCACGCACGTTGTCGTCCGTGACTCCACAGCAGCCCCTTCCGTAGCTCAATAA
- a CDS encoding extracellular solute-binding protein: protein MKIRKLRSAALAISAAGMAISLAACGSAGPAGSNVSSDSAAMWGLTGGNQPVLQKSVDDWNQANPDKSIKLDFFANDAYKTKVRTAVGAGQGPTFIYGWGGGVLKSYVDAGQVDDLSSFLKDNPKVKDRYLPAVLKNGEVDGKTYALPNNNVQPVVLYFNKEVFDKVGAQAPKTWDELMALVPKFKEAGIAPFSLGGQSKWPDLMWLEYLVERIGGPEVFANIAANKPGAWSDPAVIQSLTKIQELVDAGGFVNGFSSIAADSNADQAMMYTGKAAMILQGGWIYQGMKKDAADFVKSGKLGFTTFPTVAGGKGDPANVVGNPSNFWSISAKATDAQKKAALDYVKDGMFTDANTDALISSGAVPVVQGIESKLDASPDKDFLNFVYGMAKNAPSFTLSWDQALSPAQGDAMLSNLDQIFLKKISPEQFASTMNATIGK, encoded by the coding sequence ATGAAAATTCGAAAGTTGCGCTCGGCAGCCCTGGCAATTTCCGCCGCAGGAATGGCAATCAGCCTGGCAGCCTGCGGTTCTGCAGGTCCTGCCGGCTCAAACGTGAGCAGTGACTCGGCCGCCATGTGGGGCCTCACCGGCGGCAACCAGCCGGTCCTGCAGAAGTCCGTGGATGACTGGAACCAGGCGAATCCGGACAAATCCATCAAGCTCGACTTCTTCGCCAACGACGCATACAAGACCAAGGTCCGGACCGCAGTCGGCGCCGGTCAAGGCCCCACGTTCATCTATGGCTGGGGCGGCGGAGTCCTCAAGTCATATGTCGATGCCGGCCAGGTGGACGACCTTTCCAGCTTCCTGAAGGACAATCCGAAGGTCAAAGACCGTTACCTGCCCGCAGTGCTGAAGAACGGCGAGGTGGACGGCAAGACCTACGCCCTGCCGAACAACAACGTCCAGCCGGTGGTCCTCTACTTCAACAAGGAAGTATTCGACAAGGTGGGCGCTCAGGCCCCGAAGACCTGGGACGAGCTGATGGCCCTGGTACCGAAATTCAAGGAAGCCGGAATCGCCCCGTTCTCGCTCGGTGGACAGTCCAAGTGGCCGGACCTGATGTGGCTCGAGTACCTCGTTGAGCGCATTGGCGGCCCTGAGGTCTTCGCAAACATTGCCGCCAACAAGCCGGGGGCATGGTCCGATCCTGCCGTGATTCAGTCCCTGACCAAGATCCAGGAGCTGGTGGACGCCGGCGGGTTCGTCAACGGTTTCTCCTCCATTGCTGCCGACAGCAACGCCGACCAGGCCATGATGTACACCGGCAAGGCAGCCATGATTCTGCAGGGCGGCTGGATCTATCAGGGAATGAAGAAGGATGCCGCGGACTTCGTCAAGAGCGGCAAGCTGGGCTTCACCACTTTCCCGACTGTTGCCGGCGGCAAGGGCGACCCGGCTAACGTCGTGGGCAACCCCTCCAACTTCTGGTCCATCTCGGCCAAGGCCACGGACGCCCAGAAGAAGGCGGCCCTGGATTACGTCAAGGACGGCATGTTCACCGACGCCAACACCGACGCTCTGATCAGTTCGGGTGCCGTGCCAGTGGTTCAGGGCATCGAAAGCAAGCTCGACGCCTCCCCAGATAAGGACTTCCTGAACTTCGTCTACGGAATGGCCAAGAACGCTCCCAGCTTCACGCTCTCCTGGGACCAGGCCCTCAGCCCGGCTCAAGGAGACGCCATGCTGTCGAACCTGGACCAGATTTTCCTGAAGAAGATCAGCCCGGAGCAGTTCGCCAGCACCATGAACGCCACGATCGGAAAGTAA
- a CDS encoding sugar ABC transporter permease, giving the protein MTALGSSNRGVRDAGPSGWLAAPALIFFLAFAVVPLIGVVFLSFTSWNGLGEIKLEGLASWTTVLTDPVTGNALVVTAKIMFFSFIVQAPISLLLGVFTAGGQKYRAALAVLYFLPLLLSSAAVAIAFKALLDPNFGLGPGFNLPILAQDWLGNSDLVLFVVVFVIAWQFVPFHTLIYQGGVRQIPTSLYEAAEIDGAGRLRQFWNITLPQLKYTVITSSTLMVVGSLAYFDLIFVLTGGGPGYSTRLLPLHMYLTGFKANDMGAASALGVILVVIGLGMALLLQRLGGKNRNASQLEGA; this is encoded by the coding sequence ATGACGGCTCTTGGTTCTTCTAACCGAGGGGTCCGCGATGCGGGCCCCTCGGGGTGGCTCGCGGCCCCGGCATTGATCTTCTTCCTCGCATTTGCAGTTGTCCCGCTCATCGGCGTCGTCTTCCTCAGTTTCACGAGTTGGAACGGACTGGGCGAGATCAAGCTGGAAGGTTTGGCCAGCTGGACGACGGTCCTGACGGATCCGGTAACAGGCAACGCGCTGGTGGTGACAGCCAAGATCATGTTCTTCTCGTTCATTGTCCAGGCACCCATCAGTCTGCTCCTGGGCGTCTTCACGGCGGGCGGACAAAAATACCGCGCGGCCCTCGCCGTCCTGTATTTCCTGCCGCTGCTGCTCTCATCTGCCGCAGTCGCCATAGCCTTCAAGGCCCTGCTCGACCCCAACTTCGGCTTGGGCCCCGGGTTCAACCTGCCCATCCTGGCCCAGGACTGGCTCGGGAATTCCGACTTGGTCCTGTTCGTGGTGGTCTTCGTGATCGCGTGGCAGTTTGTCCCGTTCCACACCCTGATCTACCAAGGCGGCGTTCGCCAGATCCCCACCTCGCTCTATGAGGCAGCCGAAATCGACGGCGCGGGACGTCTCCGTCAGTTCTGGAACATCACGCTGCCGCAGTTGAAGTACACCGTCATCACGTCCTCCACCCTGATGGTGGTGGGCAGCCTGGCCTATTTCGACCTCATCTTCGTGCTCACCGGCGGCGGACCCGGATACAGCACCCGGCTGCTTCCGCTGCACATGTACCTGACGGGTTTCAAAGCTAATGACATGGGGGCCGCGAGCGCCCTTGGCGTCATCCTCGTCGTCATCGGCCTGGGCATGGCGCTCCTGCTGCAGCGTCTCGGCGGCAAGAACCGCAACGCGAGCCAATTGGAAGGTGCCTGA
- a CDS encoding carbohydrate ABC transporter permease, whose amino-acid sequence MASTTQLPIPPAETAGTIPTKPVTRTKGPGRQRPNFLGGLGGWLWLAVIIIPIYYVVITSFKNQAGFFTSNPMLPAAEPTLDNYKLVLENDFIRYFTNSLIVTLGTVLPALLVSFMAAYAIVRGRSRFLSLTNNLFLLGLAIPLHATIIPIYWMITKAHMYDTLLALILPSVAFAIPVSVLILSNFMRDVPNELFESMRLDGCSDWSMMWRLALPMTKPAVITVGIYNALHVWNGFLFPLILTQSPSTRVLPLSLWTFQGEFSVNIPAVLASVVLATLPLLVVYVVARRQLLSGLTAGFSK is encoded by the coding sequence ATGGCGTCCACGACACAACTGCCTATCCCTCCCGCCGAGACGGCGGGCACCATCCCCACCAAGCCGGTAACCCGCACCAAGGGTCCCGGACGGCAGCGCCCCAACTTTCTCGGCGGGCTGGGCGGCTGGCTCTGGCTCGCAGTCATCATCATCCCGATCTACTACGTGGTGATTACCAGCTTCAAGAACCAGGCGGGGTTCTTTACGTCCAACCCGATGCTTCCGGCGGCGGAGCCAACGCTGGACAACTACAAGCTGGTGCTGGAGAACGACTTCATCCGGTACTTCACCAACAGCCTCATCGTCACCCTCGGCACGGTCCTTCCCGCCCTTCTGGTGTCCTTCATGGCCGCCTACGCGATCGTCCGGGGCAGGAGCCGGTTCCTCAGCCTGACGAACAACCTGTTCCTCCTTGGCCTCGCCATTCCGCTGCACGCCACCATCATTCCCATCTACTGGATGATCACCAAAGCGCACATGTATGACACCTTGCTGGCGCTGATCCTGCCGTCGGTGGCGTTTGCCATCCCGGTCAGTGTCCTCATCCTGTCCAATTTCATGCGGGATGTCCCCAATGAACTGTTCGAGTCCATGCGGCTGGACGGCTGCTCGGACTGGAGCATGATGTGGCGTCTTGCCCTGCCCATGACTAAGCCGGCAGTCATCACCGTGGGCATCTACAACGCCCTGCACGTCTGGAACGGCTTCCTCTTCCCGCTGATCCTGACCCAAAGTCCCTCAACCAGGGTCCTCCCGCTCTCGCTCTGGACGTTCCAGGGAGAATTCAGCGTCAACATCCCCGCGGTCCTTGCGTCCGTGGTCCTGGCGACACTGCCGCTCTTGGTGGTTTACGTCGTGGCCCGCCGCCAATTACTCAGCGGCCTGACCGCCGGTTTCAGCAAGTAA
- a CDS encoding Gfo/Idh/MocA family oxidoreductase, with protein MTKPQPLRVGMVGYAFMGAAHSHAWRTAPRFFDLPLQPRLTAVAGRNADGVRAAADKLGWESVETDWRRLIERDDIDLIDICTPGNTHAEIAIAALEAGKHVLCEKPLANSVEEAERMTLVAETAAKQGILSMCGFSYRRTPALALAKRLVEQGKLGEIRHVRAQYLQDWLSDENAPMTWRLDKSKSGSGSLGDIGAHSIDAAQWVSGLSISGVSALLETFVPERPLAGDLVGLGGHGDLSSDAPRGSVTVDDAAIFSARFDGGAGSTGAVGVFEATRYALGRKNAMRLEINGTRGSLAFDFEEMNVLSFYDAAESPNAGFRRIFVTEPEHPYVGNWWPTGHGLGYEHGFTHQVVDLVTAIGEGRQPEPSFAEALQVQRVLAAVESSAANSSQWQKV; from the coding sequence ATGACAAAACCCCAGCCCCTGCGGGTCGGCATGGTGGGCTATGCCTTCATGGGAGCCGCCCACTCCCACGCCTGGCGCACGGCCCCACGCTTCTTTGACCTGCCTCTCCAGCCCCGGCTCACCGCGGTCGCCGGACGAAATGCCGACGGCGTGCGCGCCGCCGCGGACAAGCTCGGCTGGGAATCGGTCGAGACAGACTGGCGGCGCCTGATCGAGCGCGACGACATCGACCTGATCGACATCTGCACCCCCGGCAACACCCACGCGGAAATTGCGATTGCCGCCCTCGAAGCCGGCAAGCACGTGCTGTGCGAAAAGCCGCTGGCAAATTCGGTCGAGGAGGCGGAACGGATGACCCTCGTGGCGGAGACAGCAGCCAAGCAGGGAATCCTCTCCATGTGCGGCTTCAGCTACCGCCGCACGCCCGCCCTTGCGCTGGCCAAACGACTGGTGGAACAGGGCAAGCTCGGCGAGATCCGGCATGTCCGGGCCCAGTATCTGCAGGACTGGCTTTCGGATGAGAATGCCCCCATGACCTGGCGACTGGACAAGAGCAAGTCCGGGTCAGGCTCCCTGGGTGACATCGGGGCGCACAGCATCGATGCTGCCCAGTGGGTATCCGGCCTCAGCATCTCCGGCGTTTCGGCTTTGCTGGAGACTTTCGTTCCGGAGCGTCCGCTCGCCGGCGACCTGGTGGGCCTGGGCGGCCACGGCGACCTTAGCAGTGACGCACCCCGCGGAAGCGTCACCGTCGACGACGCGGCGATCTTCAGTGCAAGGTTCGACGGCGGCGCCGGTTCAACGGGTGCCGTAGGAGTCTTTGAAGCCACCCGCTACGCGCTGGGCAGGAAAAATGCCATGCGTCTTGAAATCAACGGGACCAGGGGTTCCCTGGCGTTCGACTTCGAGGAAATGAACGTCCTGTCCTTCTACGATGCCGCGGAATCCCCCAACGCCGGCTTCCGGCGGATCTTCGTCACCGAGCCCGAGCACCCGTATGTCGGCAACTGGTGGCCAACCGGCCATGGCCTGGGCTACGAGCACGGTTTCACCCACCAGGTGGTGGACCTCGTCACCGCGATCGGTGAAGGCCGCCAGCCGGAACCCTCTTTTGCGGAGGCCCTGCAGGTCCAGCGGGTCCTCGCCGCGGTGGAGTCCAGCGCTGCCAACTCCAGCCAGTGGCAAAAGGTCTGA
- a CDS encoding sugar phosphate isomerase/epimerase family protein has product MTRPITLFTGQWADLPFEEVARLAGDWGFDGLEIACWGDHLDPRRAAEDDDYLQGRLDILAKNNLQVFAIANHLTGQAVCDDPIDERHRGILSTEIWGDGEAEGVRRRAAESMKDTARAAARLGVKTVTGFTGSSIWKAVAMFPPASEATIDAGYQDFADRWNPILDVFDEVGVRFALEVHPSEIAYDYWTAKRTLEAIGHRKSFGLNFDPSHFIWQDLDPVMFLQDFAEHILHVHVKESVRQLDGRNGRLGSHLAWADPRRGWDFVTAGHGDVQWNRIFRTLNAIGYEGPTSIEWEDAGMDRLIGAPQALAMVQELARIAPPAAAFDAAFASR; this is encoded by the coding sequence ATGACACGACCAATCACGCTTTTTACCGGCCAGTGGGCTGACCTGCCGTTCGAGGAGGTGGCCCGGCTAGCTGGCGACTGGGGCTTCGACGGGCTCGAAATTGCCTGCTGGGGTGACCACCTGGACCCCCGCCGCGCTGCGGAGGACGACGACTACCTTCAGGGCCGGCTGGACATCCTGGCGAAGAACAACCTTCAGGTGTTCGCGATCGCCAACCACCTCACAGGCCAGGCCGTGTGCGATGACCCCATTGATGAACGTCACCGGGGCATCCTGTCTACCGAGATCTGGGGTGACGGCGAAGCCGAAGGTGTGCGGCGGCGCGCCGCGGAGTCCATGAAGGACACCGCACGGGCAGCGGCCCGGCTGGGGGTCAAGACCGTGACAGGGTTCACCGGCTCCTCCATCTGGAAGGCCGTTGCCATGTTTCCGCCCGCCTCGGAGGCAACGATCGACGCCGGTTATCAGGATTTCGCCGACCGCTGGAACCCGATCCTGGACGTTTTCGACGAGGTGGGCGTCCGCTTCGCCCTTGAAGTCCACCCGTCCGAAATCGCCTACGACTACTGGACGGCGAAGCGGACCCTGGAAGCCATCGGGCACCGCAAGAGCTTCGGGCTGAACTTCGACCCCTCCCACTTCATCTGGCAGGACCTGGACCCGGTGATGTTCCTGCAGGACTTCGCAGAACACATCCTCCACGTCCACGTCAAGGAATCCGTGCGCCAGCTGGACGGCCGCAACGGCCGCCTCGGTTCCCATCTGGCCTGGGCGGATCCCCGCCGCGGCTGGGACTTCGTCACCGCAGGCCACGGGGACGTGCAGTGGAACCGGATCTTCCGGACCCTGAACGCCATCGGCTATGAGGGCCCCACCAGCATCGAATGGGAGGACGCCGGCATGGACCGCCTGATCGGCGCCCCGCAGGCGCTGGCCATGGTGCAGGAGCTGGCCCGGATCGCCCCGCCCGCCGCCGCCTTCGACGCGGCCTTCGCCAGCCGGTAA
- a CDS encoding ThuA domain-containing protein has product MTERKNALVVRGGWDGHQPYEATELFIPYLKDNGYDVRVEESPKVYADAEYMAGVDLIMQCMTMTTIEKDEFAGLRAAVENGTGLAGWHGGIADSYRNNSDYLHLIGGQFACHPGKHPDECIGEQSDNYVPYTVNMLPAAAEHPITQGINDFDLVTEQYWVLSDDYIDVLATTTQKVREWDPWNREVTSPAIWTRQWGTGRIFVSTPGHRVEILQDANVRTIIERGLLWASR; this is encoded by the coding sequence ATGACCGAACGCAAGAATGCCCTGGTAGTCCGGGGCGGCTGGGACGGACACCAGCCGTATGAGGCCACCGAGCTCTTTATCCCCTACCTCAAAGACAACGGCTATGACGTGCGCGTCGAGGAATCCCCCAAGGTTTACGCCGACGCCGAATACATGGCAGGCGTGGACCTGATCATGCAGTGCATGACCATGACCACCATCGAAAAGGACGAGTTCGCCGGGCTGCGCGCCGCCGTCGAAAACGGGACGGGCCTGGCCGGCTGGCACGGCGGGATCGCCGATTCCTACCGGAACAACTCGGACTACCTACACCTGATCGGCGGCCAGTTCGCCTGCCACCCCGGCAAGCACCCGGACGAGTGCATCGGCGAGCAGTCGGATAACTACGTGCCCTATACCGTCAACATGCTCCCTGCGGCGGCGGAGCACCCCATCACCCAGGGCATCAACGACTTCGACTTGGTCACCGAGCAGTACTGGGTCCTCTCGGACGACTACATCGACGTCCTCGCCACCACCACCCAGAAAGTCCGCGAGTGGGACCCGTGGAACCGCGAAGTCACGTCCCCGGCCATCTGGACCCGGCAATGGGGCACAGGCAGGATCTTCGTCTCCACCCCCGGCCACCGCGTCGAAATCCTCCAGGACGCCAACGTCCGCACCATCATCGAAAGGGGCCTGCTGTGGGCAAGCCGTTAA
- a CDS encoding Gfo/Idh/MocA family oxidoreductase, protein MGKPLRVGIVGCGAIIAQYLTNFRKLRDIELVAVADLDPARAQAVADDYEGVRATSVDELLAADDVELVLNLTIPAAHAAVALKAIAAGKSVYGEKPLAATTAEARQVLDAAHEAGVVVGCAPDTVLGTGIQTARKAIDDGLIGAPISASATMVTPGHERWHPNPDFYYQPGGGPLLDMGPYYVTALVTLLGPVVSVMGAASHTRNVRTIGSGPRQGETVPVDIDSHVTGVLVHTSGALSTLFMSFDAVKSKSPNIEIHGSTGSLVVPDPNHFDGEVQLFSLGADGWETLPVSAGYVDSGRGFGIADLASTAQGEEPRAGGALAYHALEVMESVLESAHSGRAVPIQSTVERPKSVELTVLADDINMLEAQEAAS, encoded by the coding sequence GTGGGCAAGCCGTTAAGAGTAGGAATCGTCGGCTGCGGCGCCATCATCGCCCAGTACCTCACCAACTTCCGCAAGCTTAGGGACATCGAACTGGTGGCCGTAGCGGACCTTGATCCGGCCCGTGCCCAGGCGGTCGCGGACGACTACGAGGGCGTGCGCGCCACTTCCGTCGACGAGCTCCTGGCGGCGGACGACGTCGAGCTGGTCCTGAACCTGACCATCCCCGCCGCGCACGCCGCCGTGGCGCTGAAGGCGATCGCCGCAGGCAAAAGCGTCTACGGCGAGAAGCCGCTTGCTGCCACAACTGCGGAGGCCCGGCAGGTCCTGGACGCAGCCCACGAGGCAGGCGTCGTCGTCGGCTGCGCCCCGGACACCGTTCTGGGCACCGGCATCCAGACCGCGCGCAAAGCGATCGACGACGGACTGATCGGCGCACCCATCTCCGCATCCGCCACGATGGTGACGCCCGGGCACGAACGCTGGCACCCGAACCCGGACTTCTACTACCAGCCCGGCGGCGGTCCCCTCCTGGACATGGGCCCCTACTACGTGACCGCCCTCGTGACGCTGCTGGGCCCCGTCGTTTCCGTGATGGGTGCCGCCAGCCACACGCGCAACGTCCGGACCATCGGCTCCGGGCCCCGGCAGGGCGAAACCGTACCTGTGGACATCGACTCCCACGTGACCGGCGTCCTGGTCCACACGTCCGGCGCGCTGTCCACTCTTTTCATGAGCTTCGACGCGGTGAAGTCGAAGTCGCCGAACATCGAGATTCACGGCTCCACGGGATCCCTGGTGGTGCCGGACCCCAACCACTTTGATGGGGAGGTCCAGCTGTTTTCCCTCGGCGCGGACGGCTGGGAGACTCTGCCGGTCAGCGCCGGGTACGTCGACTCGGGCCGTGGCTTCGGCATTGCCGACCTCGCCTCCACCGCGCAGGGCGAAGAGCCCCGCGCCGGAGGCGCCCTGGCCTACCACGCCCTTGAAGTCATGGAATCAGTGCTTGAATCAGCCCATAGCGGCCGTGCCGTACCGATCCAAAGCACAGTTGAACGGCCGAAGAGCGTCGAGCTGACTGTCCTGGCCGACGACATTAACATGCTCGAGGCCCAGGAGGCCGCCTCCTAG
- a CDS encoding Na+/H+ antiporter: MEIALGLLVLVAVVCAGSALGRKLNISVPLLLVLAGVAGSFLPFVPHIELNPEVVLVGLLPPLLYAAALRTSLFDFRSNRRAIALLSVGYVIFGTITVGLVVWWLFPEIPLAAAIALGAVVAPPDAVAATAIARKVRMPRRIVTILEGESLVNDATALICLRAAIAAVSGSVSVAGIAGDFVLAAGGGVVVGLAAAYVLTELRKRIRNVAINTSTSLVAPLVAYLPAEAIHASGVLAVVVTGLVMGTKAPSMPNGAARLSQRSNWNTVQFLLENSVFLLIGLQVRSIIEGVQDDSLGAGRIWAGCAIILLAVLVLRPVWVFPATYLPRLIPAVRRNDPAPQWQFPAIVSWAGMRGVVTLAAVLVLPADLEHRSVLILAALVVVGGTLTLQGFTLPALVRVLRIPGPDQREDALNQAALMQQATAAGVARLQELRADDDPPEVVAMLKRRTQERGLAAWERLGRPSAETATPSERYARLRLAMLEAERAKVLELRRGGEYAQEVLSEVLERLDVEESMLDVSLDEVDTTGEGGGEGIARPGGVCSHLESARSPEVPLDAYCADCLREGTTSVHLRMCLRCGKVGCCDSSPGTHASKHFVATGHPVMRSIEPGEDWRWCYEDDLLG, translated from the coding sequence ATGGAAATCGCACTGGGACTTCTGGTTCTCGTCGCGGTGGTCTGCGCGGGCAGCGCCCTGGGCCGGAAACTCAACATTTCGGTTCCGCTGCTGCTGGTGCTGGCCGGCGTTGCCGGTTCTTTCCTCCCCTTCGTCCCGCACATTGAACTGAACCCGGAAGTGGTCCTGGTGGGCCTGTTGCCGCCGCTGCTGTACGCCGCTGCGCTGCGGACTTCCCTCTTCGATTTCCGCTCCAACCGCCGCGCCATAGCCCTGCTCTCGGTGGGCTACGTCATTTTCGGGACCATCACGGTGGGCCTGGTGGTGTGGTGGCTGTTCCCGGAGATCCCACTGGCCGCCGCGATCGCCCTCGGGGCGGTGGTGGCGCCGCCGGACGCCGTGGCGGCAACGGCCATCGCCCGGAAGGTGCGGATGCCGCGCCGGATCGTCACCATCCTGGAGGGCGAGTCCCTGGTGAACGATGCCACGGCCCTGATCTGCCTCCGCGCAGCCATCGCCGCCGTCTCGGGCTCGGTTTCCGTCGCCGGGATCGCCGGGGACTTCGTGCTCGCTGCCGGGGGCGGGGTGGTGGTGGGCCTGGCCGCCGCGTATGTCCTGACCGAACTCCGCAAGCGGATCCGGAACGTCGCCATCAACACCTCAACCTCACTGGTAGCGCCGCTCGTTGCGTACCTCCCCGCGGAGGCGATCCACGCGTCCGGAGTCCTCGCCGTCGTCGTTACCGGGCTGGTGATGGGCACCAAGGCGCCGTCCATGCCCAACGGCGCTGCCCGGCTCAGCCAGCGCAGCAACTGGAACACGGTGCAGTTCCTGCTGGAAAATTCCGTGTTTCTCCTGATCGGGCTGCAGGTGCGGTCCATCATCGAGGGCGTCCAGGACGATTCCCTCGGTGCCGGCCGGATCTGGGCCGGTTGCGCCATTATCCTGCTGGCGGTGCTGGTGCTCCGCCCGGTGTGGGTGTTCCCGGCGACGTACCTGCCCCGGCTGATACCGGCCGTGCGGAGGAACGATCCGGCCCCGCAGTGGCAGTTCCCGGCGATTGTCTCCTGGGCCGGGATGCGAGGGGTGGTCACCCTGGCCGCGGTCCTGGTCCTGCCCGCCGATCTGGAGCACCGTTCCGTGCTGATTCTCGCTGCCCTGGTGGTGGTGGGCGGCACGCTCACCCTCCAGGGATTCACGCTTCCGGCCCTGGTCAGGGTCCTGCGCATCCCGGGCCCGGACCAGCGCGAGGACGCACTGAACCAGGCCGCGCTCATGCAGCAGGCCACTGCAGCCGGCGTGGCCCGGCTGCAGGAACTGCGCGCGGATGACGATCCGCCCGAGGTGGTGGCCATGCTGAAACGGCGCACCCAGGAGCGCGGGCTGGCCGCCTGGGAGCGGTTGGGCCGGCCGTCCGCGGAGACGGCGACGCCCAGCGAGCGCTACGCCCGGCTGCGGCTTGCCATGCTGGAAGCGGAACGCGCCAAGGTGCTGGAGTTGCGGCGCGGCGGGGAGTACGCGCAGGAGGTTCTCAGCGAAGTCCTGGAGCGTTTGGACGTGGAGGAATCCATGCTGGACGTCTCGTTGGACGAGGTGGACACCACCGGCGAAGGCGGCGGAGAAGGAATCGCCAGGCCGGGCGGGGTGTGCAGTCACCTTGAATCCGCCCGCTCCCCCGAGGTGCCCCTCGATGCGTACTGCGCGGACTGCCTCCGGGAGGGTACGACGTCGGTGCACCTGAGGATGTGCCTGCGCTGCGGCAAAGTGGGGTGCTGCGATTCCTCGCCCGGCACCCATGCTTCCAAGCACTTTGTCGCCACCGGGCACCCTGTCATGCGGAGCATCGAACCGGGTGAGGACTGGCGCTGGTGCTACGAGGATGACCTGCTGGGATGA
- a CDS encoding acyl-CoA thioesterase: MTGTDIKNQGGRATERFEMVMPLRWSDQDINGHINNARIVTLMEEARVQWLNIKAAADGLDSFRCPKVVASLNVEYKMPVNYGDELTLVLDISRVGNGSFTVRHTGNRQGTTVFTGTTVVVPLDPESNHPRKLTAEERAYLSRFAG; this comes from the coding sequence ATGACCGGAACGGACATAAAGAACCAGGGCGGCCGTGCGACTGAGCGCTTCGAAATGGTCATGCCGCTCCGATGGTCTGATCAGGACATCAACGGCCATATCAACAACGCCCGCATCGTCACCCTGATGGAGGAGGCCCGCGTGCAGTGGCTCAACATAAAGGCAGCCGCTGACGGGCTGGACTCGTTTCGATGCCCCAAAGTGGTGGCGTCGTTGAACGTTGAGTACAAGATGCCTGTCAACTACGGGGATGAGCTCACGCTGGTGCTCGACATCTCCAGGGTGGGCAACGGGTCCTTCACCGTCCGGCATACAGGGAATCGGCAAGGCACCACCGTCTTCACCGGCACCACGGTGGTGGTCCCGCTGGACCCTGAATCGAACCACCCGCGGAAGCTCACCGCAGAGGAAAGGGCCTACCTCTCGCGGTTCGCAGGGTAG